The Juglans microcarpa x Juglans regia isolate MS1-56 chromosome 8S, Jm3101_v1.0, whole genome shotgun sequence genome has a window encoding:
- the LOC121244081 gene encoding mediator of RNA polymerase II transcription subunit 25, with product MADKKLIVVVEGTAAMGPFWQSIVSDYLEKIIRSFCGNELNGQKPPTSHAELSVVTFYTHGSYCGCLVQRTGWTRDVDIFLQWLSAIPFAGGGFYDAAIAEGLAEALMMFPILQNGNPNQQNVDTQRHCILVAASNPYPLPTPVYRPQLQNLEKNENLEEQTESRTSDAETVAKSFAQCSVSLSVICPKQLPKLKAIYNAGKRNPRIGDPPVDNVKNPQFLVLISENFMEARAALSRSGITSLPSNQSPVNVDMAPITSVTGPPPASIPLGNGSIMNRQAITAGNNPPATVKVEPSTVTSMLSGPGFSHIPSVARAASQGIPSLQSSSPSSTSQEMITNNDNVQDLKPIVSGVTQPLRPVGPAPANVNILNNLSQARQVMNSAALTGGSSIGLQSMGQTPISMHMSNMISSGMATSVPAAQNVLSSGQSAIPSISGSGPLTGNGQVAQNPGLASFNSATSNASGNSNLGISQPMGNLQGGVSMGQSGPGMNQGNLSGVQMAQSGIGMNQNMMSGLGPSVVSSGTGTMIPTPGMPQQVQSGMQSLGVNNNSATNMPLSQQTSSALQSAQSKYVKVWEGNLSGQRQGQPVFITRLEGYRSASASETLAANWPATMQIVRLISQDHMNNKQYVGKADFLVFRAMNQHGFLSQLQEKKLCAVIQLPSQTLLLSVSDKACRLIGMLFPGDMVVFKPQISSQQQQQQQMQQQQHQQMQPQQHTQLQQQQLQQLQQQQLPQLQQQQQLTQMQQQQIPQLQQQQQLPQMQPQQIPQLQQQQIPQLQQQQPLSQLQPQQQLPQMQQQQPISQLQTQQQQLPQLQQLQQQLPQQQQMVGTGMGQAYVQGPGRSQLVSQGQVSSQGQPNMSGGGFMS from the exons ATGGCCGATAAGAAGCTGATCGTCGTGGTTGAAGGCACCGCCGCCATGGGCCCCTTCTGGCAATCCATTGTTTCTGATTACCTTGAAAAGATCATCAG GAGTTTTTGTGGAAACGAGTTGAACGGGCAG AAGCCCCCTACTTCTCATGCTGAGCTTTCCGTGGTCACTTTTTATACCCATGGATCTTACTGTG GTTGCCTAGTACAACGGACAGGCTGGACAAGAGATGTAGATATTTTCTTACAGTGGCTTTCGGCTATACCCTTTGCTGGTGGTGGTTTCTATGATGCTGCAATTGCAGAAGGGCTGGCTGAAGCTCTAATG ATGTTCCCTATTCTGCAAAATGGAAACCCAAATCAACAAAATGTGGATACTCAAAGGCATTGCATTCTTGTTGCTGCTAGTAACCCTTATCCCTTGCCCACACCAGTTTATAGGCCCCAGCTGCAAAATTTGGAGaagaatgaaaatttagaagaacaAACAGAAAGCCGCACATCTGATGCCGAGACAGTCGCAAAATCATTTGCACAA TGCTCTGTCTCTCTGTCAGTCATTTGTCCAAAGCAACTTCCTAAATTGAAAGCAATATACAATGCG gGAAAGCGGAATCCGCGAATCGGAGATCCACCAGTAGACAATGTCAAAAACCCCCAGTTTCTTGTTCTGATCTCAGAGAATTTTATGGAGGCCCGTGCTGCTTTAAGTCGCTCTGGAATTACAAGTTTGCCTTCAAATCAGAGTCCTGTCAATGTGGACATGGCTCCTATTACTTCAGTCACAGGACCGCCTCCTGCTTCTATCCCATTAG GGAATGGATCTATCATGAACAGGCAAGCAATAACCGCTGGAAACAACCCCCCTGCTACTGTGAAAGTT GAGCCCAGCACTGTTACTTCCATGCTATCTGGACCTGGCTTTTCTCATATTCCATCTGTTGCACGTGCTGCTTCTCAAGGAATCCCAAGCTTGcaatcttcttctccatcttctaCTTCTCAAGAAATGATCACAAACAATGACAATGTGCAAGATTTGAAACCTATAGTGAGTGGTGTGACACAACCCTTGCGACCTGTTGGTCCTGCTCCAGCAAATGTGAACATTCTGAATAATCTCTCTCAAGCACGACAAGTAATGAACTCTGCAGCCCTAACTGGAGGAAGCTCTATAGGACTTCAATCAATGGGTCAAACTCCTATATCCATGCATATGTCAAACATGATATCCAGTGGAATGGCAACTTCTGTGCCTGCTGCTCAAAATGTACTTTCATCTGGACAATCTGCTATTCCTTCGATAAGTGGTTCTGGGCCTCTGACAGGTAATGGGCAGGTTGCACAAAATCCTGGTCTTGCTTCATTCAATTCAGCAACTTCAAATGCGTCTGGAAATTCAAACCTTGGGATTTCTCAACCAATGGGTAATCTTCAAGGAGGTGTTAGTATGGGTCAATCAGGACCTGGCATGAACCAAGGGAATCTTTCAGGAGTACAAATGGCACAAAGTGGAATTGGTATGAACCAAAACATGATGAGCGGCCTTGGGCCATCAGTTGTTTCTTCTGGAACTGGAACCATGATTCCTACTCCAGGAATGCCTCAACAAGTACAATCAGGGATGCAATCACTTGGTGTCAACAACAATTCAGCAACTAATATGCCATTGTCACAGCAAACGTCAAGTGCCTTGCAATCAGCACAATCCAAATATGTAAAAGTCTGGGAG GGAAACTTATCTGGGCAGAGACAAGGGCAGCCAGTTTTCATCACTAGACTGGAA GGTTACAGGAGTGCTTCAGCTTCTGAGAC GCTCGCAGCAAACTGGCCGGCCACAATGCAAATAGTTCGACTTATATCTCAGGACCACATGAATAATAA GCAATATGTTGGAAAGGCAGATTTTCTGGTTTTCCGCGCAATGAATCAGCATGGGTTTCTTAGCCAGCTGCAAGAAAAGAAGCTA TGTGCAGTCATTCAACTACCATCTCAGACATTGCTGCTATCCGTTTCCGACAAAGCCTGCCGCTTGATTGGAATGCTTTTCCCTGGA GATATGGTTGTTTTCAAGCCACAAATATCTAGTCAGCAGCAACAACAGCAACAAATGCAACAACAGCAACATCAGCAGATGCAACCGCAACAGCATACCCAGCTGCAACAACAGCAACTTCAACAACTGCAGCAACAGCAACTTCCACAACTGCAACAACAGCAGCAACTTACACAAATGCAACAACAGCAGATTCCGCAACtgcaacagcagcagcagcttcCTCAAATGCAACCGCAGCAGATTCCACAACTGCAACAGCAGCAGATTCCACAACTGCAACAGCAGCAACCACTCTCGCAGCTGCAACCACAACAGCAACTTCCACAAATGCAACAACAGCAACCGATCTCACAGCTGCAAACGCAGCAGCAGCAGCTTCCACAACTGCAGCAATTGCAGCAACAGCTTCCGCAGCAGCAACAAATGGTTGGGACAGGAATGGGTCAAGCTTACGTTCAAGGTCCAGGCAGGTCGCAATTAGTTTCACAGGGACAAGTTTCATCACAAGGGCAACCTAACATGTCTGGAGGGGGTTTTATGAGTTAA